A stretch of the Nicotiana tabacum cultivar K326 chromosome 6, ASM71507v2, whole genome shotgun sequence genome encodes the following:
- the LOC142181850 gene encoding secreted RxLR effector protein 161-like: protein MKAVPYASAVGILMYAMLCTWPDICFAVGVVNDLVLIGYTDSDFQSDRDSRKSTSGNVFTLGGGAISWRSIKQTCVADSTMEAEYVAASEIAKEAEPRSHKRAKHIERKYNLIRDIVQRGDVVVTKIASENNLADPFTKSLPQKTFDKHVEGMCVKIIDA from the exons ATGAAGGCGGTCCCTTATGCATCAGCTGTGGGGATCCTCATGTATGCTATGTTATGCACTTGGCCTGATATCTGCTTTGCCGTTGGCGTTGTTA ATGACCTGGTACTTATTGGGTATACTGATTCGGATTTCCAATCAGACAGAGATTCTAGAAAGTCTACCTCAGGTAATGTGTTTACTCTTGGAGGTGGAGCCATAAGTTGGAGGAGTATCAAGCAAACTTGTGTTGCTGATTCCACCATGGAAGCCGAATATGTGGCAGCCTCTGAGATAGCCAAAGAGGCA GAGCCACGAAGCCATAAGAGGGCAAAGCACATTGAGCGTAAATATAATTTAATTCGTGATATAGTGCAGAGAGGGGATGTAGTGGTCACCAAGATTGCGTCAGAGAACAACTTGGCAGATCCGTTTACTAAGAGCTTACCACAGAAGACTTTTGATAAACATGTAGAAGGAATGTGTGTCAAAATTATAGACGCATAG